A genomic segment from Muntiacus reevesi chromosome 15, mMunRee1.1, whole genome shotgun sequence encodes:
- the LOC136146869 gene encoding interferon alpha-inducible protein 27-like protein 2A isoform X1, with product MSAKAIESWEGGALGHLLRELLSEEEEEPSQASNQASDGSSLWKPPQRPHQGADGFGSYPRDPPQSEDSNFYHYAGMTAAAVVGGVMAVRAVPELLDTMGFTKTGISRSSFAANMMSSTARANGGRVPSGSLVSNLQSKGATGLSTPSNILLGSAGALLGALLWNSSSSSRRTQY from the exons ATGTCAGCTAAAGCCATAGAGAGCTGGGAAGGCGGTGCATTGGGCCACCTCCTGCGAGAATTGCTGTCGGAAG AGGAAGAAGAACCTTCCCAGGCAAGCAATCAGGCCTCTGATGGCTCTTCTCTTTGGAAGCCACCACAGAGGCCACATCAGGGTGCAGATGGCTTTGGCTCCTACCCTAGAGATCCACCCCAGTCGGAAGACAGCAATTTCTACCATTATGCAG GCATGACTGCGGCTGCTGTGGTTGGAGGAG TCATGGCCGTGAGGGCTGTGCCTGAGTTGCTGGACACCATGGGCTTCACCAAAACAGGAATCTCCCGCTCCTCCTTCGCGGCCAATATGATGTCATCAACTGCCAGAGCCAATGGGGGCAGAGTTCCCTCTGGCAGCCTGGTCTCCAATCTCCAGTCCAAGG GGGCAACTGGACTCTCCACTCCATCCAACATCCTCCTGGGATCTGCTGGGGCACTTCTGGGGGCCTTGCTGTGGAattcctccagctcctccaggaGGACCCAGTACTGA
- the LOC136147243 gene encoding interferon alpha-inducible protein 27-like protein 1 isoform X2 — MEFTKAALLASKLASKILSAGSLAKVGEAASSSILAGLPSLGLTMPSSAALAGATSTLGSLVGTLKGSFLLGSPAVALSTLPIGASTVAAIPAVLGAVGFTSAGITASSLAAKMMSVSAIANGGGVAAGSLVATLQSVGASGLCMSSKLLLGFAGSTLVSKLVGL, encoded by the exons ATGGAATTCACCAAGGCTGCCCTCTTAGCCTCTAAGCTGGCTTCTAAGATACTGTCTGCAGGGAGCCTGGCCAAAGTGGGTGAGGCGGCCTCCAGCAGCATCTTGGCAGGACTTCCTTCCCTGG GGCTCACTATGCCATCCAGTGCTGCCCTGGCGGGGGCCACGTCTACCCTAGGATCCCTGGTGGGGACGCTGAAAGGCTCCTTCCTGCTCGGATCCCCTGCTGTGGCCCTGAGCACTTTGCCAATAGGAG CTTCCACCGTGGCGGCTATTCCCGCGGTACTGGGCGCGGTGGGCTTCACCAGCGCAGGAATCACCGCCTCCTCCCTAGCAGCCAAGATGATGTCAGTATCTGCCATTGCCAATGGGGGCGGAGTGGCCGCCGGCAGCCTGGTGGCCACCCTCCAGTCTGTGG GAGCAAGTGGACTCTGCATGTCATCCAAACTCCTGCTGGGCTTCGCTGGGTCCACCCTCGTGTCCAAACTGGTGGGCCTGTAA
- the LOC136146869 gene encoding interferon alpha-inducible protein 27-like protein 2 isoform X2, with product MSAKAIESWEGGALGHLLRELLSEEEEEPSQASNQASDGSSLWKPPQRPHQGADGFGSYPRDPPQSEDSNFYHYAVMAVRAVPELLDTMGFTKTGISRSSFAANMMSSTARANGGRVPSGSLVSNLQSKGATGLSTPSNILLGSAGALLGALLWNSSSSSRRTQY from the exons ATGTCAGCTAAAGCCATAGAGAGCTGGGAAGGCGGTGCATTGGGCCACCTCCTGCGAGAATTGCTGTCGGAAG AGGAAGAAGAACCTTCCCAGGCAAGCAATCAGGCCTCTGATGGCTCTTCTCTTTGGAAGCCACCACAGAGGCCACATCAGGGTGCAGATGGCTTTGGCTCCTACCCTAGAGATCCACCCCAGTCGGAAGACAGCAATTTCTACCATTATGCAG TCATGGCCGTGAGGGCTGTGCCTGAGTTGCTGGACACCATGGGCTTCACCAAAACAGGAATCTCCCGCTCCTCCTTCGCGGCCAATATGATGTCATCAACTGCCAGAGCCAATGGGGGCAGAGTTCCCTCTGGCAGCCTGGTCTCCAATCTCCAGTCCAAGG GGGCAACTGGACTCTCCACTCCATCCAACATCCTCCTGGGATCTGCTGGGGCACTTCTGGGGGCCTTGCTGTGGAattcctccagctcctccaggaGGACCCAGTACTGA
- the LOC136147243 gene encoding interferon alpha-inducible protein 27, mitochondrial-like isoform X1: protein MEFTKAALLASKLASKILSAGSLAKVGEAASSSILAGLPSLGLTMPSSAALAGATSTLGSLVGTLKGSFLLGSPAVALSTLPIGAKAAVAVVGGASTVAAIPAVLGAVGFTSAGITASSLAAKMMSVSAIANGGGVAAGSLVATLQSVGASGLCMSSKLLLGFAGSTLVSKLVGL, encoded by the exons ATGGAATTCACCAAGGCTGCCCTCTTAGCCTCTAAGCTGGCTTCTAAGATACTGTCTGCAGGGAGCCTGGCCAAAGTGGGTGAGGCGGCCTCCAGCAGCATCTTGGCAGGACTTCCTTCCCTGG GGCTCACTATGCCATCCAGTGCTGCCCTGGCGGGGGCCACGTCTACCCTAGGATCCCTGGTGGGGACGCTGAAAGGCTCCTTCCTGCTCGGATCCCCTGCTGTGGCCCTGAGCACTTTGCCAATAGGAG CCAAGGCTGCTGTAGCTGTGGTGGGCGGAG CTTCCACCGTGGCGGCTATTCCCGCGGTACTGGGCGCGGTGGGCTTCACCAGCGCAGGAATCACCGCCTCCTCCCTAGCAGCCAAGATGATGTCAGTATCTGCCATTGCCAATGGGGGCGGAGTGGCCGCCGGCAGCCTGGTGGCCACCCTCCAGTCTGTGG GAGCAAGTGGACTCTGCATGTCATCCAAACTCCTGCTGGGCTTCGCTGGGTCCACCCTCGTGTCCAAACTGGTGGGCCTGTAA